Proteins found in one Gardnerella vaginalis ATCC 14018 = JCM 11026 genomic segment:
- the nrdE gene encoding class 1b ribonucleoside-diphosphate reductase subunit alpha has protein sequence MNSTDPMSESTSLNLDHTDDTNTASSTAERIRNSRDYHVLNAMLGLFDPEKGIQFDKDQEAEKLYVSGYVQEHSMKFASTHERLNYLISNYYYNGNVFGKYSSEFLDKFYEHAEAAHHTFGTFLGAFKFYTSYALKTFDGKQYLENFAQRAAAVALELADGDEKAALNYLDEMLAGRFQPATPTFLNLGKAQRGEAVSCFLVRLEDNMESIARGINSALQLSKRGGGVALLLTNLRELGAPIKRIENQSSGVVPVMKLLEDSFSYANQLGARQGAGAVYISAHHPDIMRFLDTKRENADEKIRIKSLSLGVVIPDITFELAKRKEKMALFSPYDVEREYGKPFADISVTEHYDEMVANPRIHKKYIDAREFFMTLAEIQFESGYPYILFEDTVNRTNPIEGRITMSNLCSEILQTQEASTYNADLSYSHVGRDISCNLGSLNIAKAMDGDLGTSVDLAVRALTSVSEHTSIDSVPSIRRGNAEGHAIGLGQMNLHGFLAREHMQYGSEEALDFTDMYFMTVAYHAYKASHALAVERGTAFASFKTSAYAKPAGKGNYFDKYTDGSRSLEPKTQKVRDLFARFNVAIPTVSDWEQLRDEILRDGIYNEYLQAVPPTGSISYINHSTSSIHPIASRIEIRKEGKVGRVYYPAAYMTNDNMQYFKDAYEIGWKAIIDTYAEATQHVDQGLSLTLFFPDTTTTRDLNKAQIYAWRKGIKTLYYIRIRQKALEGTEIEGCVSCTL, from the coding sequence ATGAATAGCACGGATCCGATGAGCGAATCTACTTCGCTTAATCTTGATCACACTGACGACACCAACACTGCTAGCAGCACAGCAGAGCGCATTCGCAACAGCCGCGACTACCACGTTCTTAACGCTATGCTCGGTCTTTTCGACCCAGAAAAAGGTATTCAGTTTGATAAAGATCAGGAAGCAGAAAAGCTTTACGTTTCGGGTTACGTGCAAGAACACAGCATGAAGTTTGCTTCAACTCATGAGCGCTTGAACTATTTGATTAGCAACTACTACTACAACGGAAACGTGTTCGGCAAGTATAGCAGCGAGTTTCTAGATAAGTTCTACGAGCACGCAGAAGCTGCTCACCACACTTTTGGCACTTTCTTGGGTGCTTTTAAGTTCTACACTTCTTACGCTTTAAAGACTTTCGACGGCAAGCAATATTTGGAAAACTTCGCTCAGCGCGCAGCAGCCGTAGCTTTGGAACTTGCAGATGGCGATGAAAAAGCAGCGCTCAACTATTTGGACGAGATGCTTGCAGGCCGCTTCCAGCCAGCCACTCCAACGTTCTTGAATCTTGGTAAAGCTCAGCGCGGAGAGGCTGTGAGCTGCTTCCTCGTGCGTTTGGAAGATAATATGGAGTCTATTGCACGCGGAATTAACTCTGCTTTGCAGCTTTCTAAGCGCGGCGGCGGCGTGGCTCTGCTTCTTACGAATTTGCGCGAGCTTGGTGCTCCTATTAAGCGCATCGAAAATCAGTCGAGTGGCGTTGTGCCTGTTATGAAGCTTTTGGAAGATTCATTCTCTTATGCTAATCAGCTTGGCGCTCGTCAGGGCGCTGGTGCCGTGTATATTAGCGCTCACCACCCAGATATTATGCGTTTCCTTGACACTAAGCGCGAGAACGCGGACGAGAAGATTCGTATTAAGTCGCTTTCTTTGGGTGTTGTGATTCCAGATATTACTTTTGAGCTTGCTAAGCGTAAGGAAAAGATGGCTTTGTTTAGCCCTTACGACGTTGAGCGCGAGTACGGAAAGCCTTTTGCAGACATCTCCGTTACCGAGCATTACGATGAGATGGTTGCAAATCCTCGCATTCACAAGAAGTACATCGACGCTCGCGAATTCTTTATGACTCTTGCAGAGATTCAGTTTGAGTCTGGATACCCTTACATTTTGTTTGAAGATACTGTAAATCGCACAAATCCTATTGAAGGCCGCATTACTATGAGCAACTTGTGCTCCGAGATTTTGCAAACTCAAGAGGCAAGCACTTATAACGCCGACTTGTCTTATAGCCACGTTGGTCGCGATATTTCTTGCAATCTTGGCTCGCTTAATATTGCTAAGGCGATGGACGGTGACTTGGGTACAAGCGTTGATTTGGCTGTGCGCGCGCTCACGTCTGTTTCGGAGCATACTTCGATTGATTCCGTGCCTTCGATTCGTCGCGGAAACGCGGAAGGCCATGCTATTGGCTTGGGTCAAATGAATTTGCACGGTTTCCTTGCTCGCGAGCACATGCAGTACGGAAGCGAGGAAGCTCTTGACTTTACAGACATGTACTTTATGACGGTTGCTTACCACGCTTATAAGGCTTCTCACGCTTTGGCTGTAGAGCGCGGGACTGCTTTTGCAAGCTTTAAGACTAGCGCTTACGCTAAGCCTGCAGGAAAAGGCAACTACTTCGATAAGTACACTGATGGCAGCCGCTCGCTTGAGCCTAAAACTCAAAAGGTTCGCGATTTGTTTGCTCGTTTTAACGTTGCAATTCCAACCGTTTCGGATTGGGAGCAATTGCGCGACGAGATTTTGCGCGATGGCATTTACAACGAGTATTTGCAGGCTGTTCCTCCAACTGGTTCCATATCGTACATAAACCATTCCACGAGTTCAATACACCCGATTGCTTCTCGCATTGAGATTCGCAAAGAGGGCAAAGTTGGCCGCGTCTACTACCCTGCTGCATACATGACGAATGACAATATGCAGTACTTTAAGGATGCTTACGAGATTGGTTGGAAGGCAATTATTGACACTTACGCGGAGGCAACTCAGCATGTAGATCAGGGATTGTCTCTTACTTTGTTCTTCCCAGACACTACGACTACTCGCGATTTGAACAAAGCTCAGATTTACGCGTGGCGTAAGGGTATTAAGACTCTTTACTACATTCGTATTCGCCAGAAGGCTTTGGAAGGTACAGAAATCGAGGGTTGCGTAAGCTGCACGCTGTAA
- a CDS encoding type II toxin-antitoxin system RelB/DinJ family antitoxin: MTSTKTVKTGRLSVRVNPEIRDSASQVLEHYGLDMSSAVNLFLYQIVNTQRFPFSLESSPYEHSIDEAMKENQ; the protein is encoded by the coding sequence ATGACTTCTACAAAAACGGTTAAAACAGGCAGATTAAGTGTAAGAGTTAATCCAGAAATACGAGATAGTGCATCGCAAGTTCTTGAACATTATGGTCTTGATATGAGTTCAGCAGTCAACCTATTTTTGTATCAGATTGTAAATACGCAACGTTTCCCATTTTCACTTGAAAGTTCTCCATATGAGCACTCTATTGATGAAGCTATGAAAGAAAACCAATAG
- a CDS encoding ATP-binding protein, producing the protein MVFVGRQDELQVLEKLYENSKHSFQMAIVYGRRRIGKTSLISQFCKNKHAILFTAREQTNIENLRDFSRTVYDFFNLPSTTGSFNNWNDALDFVAQQSNAVDQNAPKSPLILVFDEFPYAAQADKSLASTFQVAIDHKFKNANMTLILCGSNEGFMESEVLGKKSPLYGRRTAQIRLQPFNLFEASELMPNNATWEDKINYFASLGGTPYYIEQLDNKSSFAENLEQLCFNISGILYAEPDMLMRQELRDPSTYNSVLNALATGCNTPTLISDRIGLPATSVNVYLKTLEGLGLIERNIPFGMNPLHCKKGLWQICDPFFAYWYRFVAPNKGLIERGLSHAAASSVLGGEHEAFSTFVGQQFEKMCEQWIVHQCKVDGMDFLPTKLGKWWGADPIAREQTDIDIVAEDDINKQLLIAECKWRNNLNEAEAVSKLLQRATLVENAKNSDYKKIFMLFTKHPTSYNPRHAKTIINFVDAQTMFFN; encoded by the coding sequence ATGGTTTTTGTTGGCAGACAAGACGAGTTACAAGTACTTGAAAAATTATATGAGAACAGCAAACACTCGTTCCAGATGGCAATAGTTTATGGTCGAAGACGAATAGGAAAAACTTCGCTTATTTCACAATTCTGTAAAAATAAGCACGCAATACTTTTTACTGCTCGCGAGCAAACTAATATCGAGAATTTGCGTGATTTCTCGCGCACTGTGTACGACTTCTTCAATCTACCGTCAACTACAGGATCGTTTAATAATTGGAACGACGCTCTCGATTTTGTTGCGCAACAATCTAACGCCGTAGACCAGAATGCTCCTAAATCTCCACTTATTCTAGTTTTCGACGAATTTCCGTACGCAGCTCAAGCAGATAAATCCTTAGCGTCAACATTCCAAGTCGCAATAGATCATAAATTTAAAAACGCGAATATGACTCTTATTTTGTGCGGCAGTAACGAAGGATTCATGGAAAGTGAAGTGCTTGGCAAAAAGAGTCCGCTTTATGGAAGACGTACCGCACAGATTCGCTTGCAACCATTTAATCTTTTTGAAGCATCTGAGCTTATGCCAAATAATGCTACTTGGGAAGATAAAATCAACTATTTTGCATCCCTTGGAGGAACACCATACTATATAGAGCAGTTAGATAATAAGTCTTCGTTTGCGGAAAATCTTGAGCAATTATGCTTTAACATTTCGGGAATTTTGTACGCTGAACCAGACATGCTCATGCGCCAGGAATTGCGCGATCCTTCAACATACAATAGTGTGCTAAATGCTCTTGCTACGGGATGCAATACTCCGACTTTAATATCGGATCGCATTGGATTGCCAGCTACATCAGTGAACGTGTATTTGAAAACATTAGAAGGCCTTGGATTAATTGAAAGAAATATTCCATTTGGCATGAATCCACTTCATTGCAAAAAAGGATTATGGCAGATTTGTGACCCATTCTTTGCGTATTGGTATAGGTTTGTAGCGCCTAATAAAGGATTGATCGAACGCGGACTTTCACACGCTGCCGCAAGTAGTGTTCTTGGCGGTGAGCATGAAGCGTTTAGTACTTTTGTAGGTCAACAGTTTGAGAAAATGTGCGAACAGTGGATTGTGCACCAATGCAAAGTTGACGGAATGGACTTTTTGCCAACTAAGTTAGGTAAATGGTGGGGTGCGGATCCTATTGCTCGTGAGCAAACCGATATTGATATTGTTGCAGAAGACGATATTAACAAGCAGCTTCTTATTGCAGAATGTAAGTGGCGTAATAATCTTAACGAAGCTGAAGCAGTGAGCAAGTTGTTGCAGCGCGCAACTTTAGTTGAGAATGCAAAAAATAGCGATTATAAGAAAATATTTATGTTGTTTACAAAACATCCAACTTCTTACAATCCTCGTCATGCTAAAACAATCATCAACTTCGTTGACGCACAAACAATGTTTTTTAACTGA
- the nrdF gene encoding class 1b ribonucleoside-diphosphate reductase subunit beta, translating into MTELSPTALDPTELRSSLDKPFGTNRVIADDAMMADSITPAQYRYHHGSRVRPVNWNNIVDDKDLDVWNRLIANFWLPEKVPLSNDIPSWRSLTDLERKTTTRVFTGLTLLDTSQATIGELCQIEHARTEHEQAIYTNIAFMQSIHARSYSSIFSTLCSSEEIDEAYRWAVGNDVLQQRVTTVLCEYESEDPLKRKIAATMLSSLLLYAGFYLPLYFASRGKMMNTADMIRLILRDKAIHGYYSGYKFQRGLELRSENDKKNLEKFTMNLLDTLYDLEVEYSGQIYEGFDFHDDVFDFVRYNANKALMNLGYPAKYSEEETHVSPEILAALSPAADENHDFFSGSGSSYIMGKSVETDDDDWDF; encoded by the coding sequence ATGACAGAACTCAGCCCAACTGCGCTCGATCCAACAGAACTTCGCAGTAGCTTAGATAAGCCTTTCGGCACGAACCGCGTAATCGCAGACGACGCTATGATGGCAGATTCCATCACCCCAGCTCAATACCGCTATCATCACGGATCTCGCGTGCGCCCAGTTAATTGGAATAATATTGTTGACGACAAGGATTTGGACGTTTGGAATCGTCTTATTGCTAACTTCTGGCTTCCTGAAAAGGTTCCGCTGAGCAACGATATTCCTTCTTGGCGTTCCCTCACCGATCTTGAACGCAAGACAACTACTCGCGTTTTTACAGGCTTAACTTTGCTTGATACCAGCCAGGCAACTATTGGCGAGCTTTGCCAGATTGAGCACGCTCGCACGGAGCACGAGCAGGCTATTTACACGAATATTGCTTTTATGCAGTCAATTCACGCTCGCTCCTACTCCTCTATTTTCTCCACTCTTTGCTCTAGCGAGGAGATTGATGAAGCTTACCGTTGGGCCGTTGGAAACGACGTTTTGCAGCAGCGTGTTACCACCGTGCTTTGCGAGTACGAGAGCGAAGATCCACTTAAGCGTAAGATTGCTGCAACTATGCTTTCTTCGTTGCTTCTTTACGCAGGTTTCTACCTTCCGCTTTACTTTGCTTCCCGCGGCAAGATGATGAATACTGCCGATATGATTCGCTTGATTTTGCGAGATAAGGCGATTCACGGCTACTATTCTGGCTACAAGTTCCAGCGCGGTTTGGAGCTTAGAAGCGAGAACGACAAGAAGAATCTTGAAAAGTTCACTATGAACTTGCTTGATACTTTGTATGATTTGGAAGTTGAGTATTCTGGTCAGATTTACGAAGGATTTGACTTCCACGATGACGTTTTTGACTTCGTTCGTTACAACGCTAACAAGGCTTTGATGAACCTTGGCTACCCTGCTAAGTACAGCGAAGAAGAAACTCACGTAAGCCCTGAGATTCTTGCGGCTCTTTCTCCTGCAGCCGACGAAAATCACGACTTCTTCTCCGGCTCTGGTTCCAGCTACATTATGGGCAAGTCTGTTGAAACCGATGACGATGATTGGGATTTCTAG
- a CDS encoding DUF2089 family protein, whose amino-acid sequence MDHIPRWMANLTDEDMSFIKNFVLSSGSLKEMSQMYQVSYPTMRIRLNRLIEKIQISDNEPEDPFVLLVKSLAIDDKYDVDTARTLINEYRKRKDES is encoded by the coding sequence ATGGATCATATTCCAAGATGGATGGCTAATCTCACAGACGAAGACATGTCGTTTATAAAGAACTTTGTATTATCGTCTGGATCGTTAAAAGAAATGTCGCAAATGTATCAAGTCTCTTACCCAACGATGAGAATCAGGCTTAACAGGCTCATTGAAAAAATTCAAATAAGCGACAATGAACCAGAAGACCCGTTCGTTCTTTTAGTAAAGAGTCTTGCTATTGACGATAAATACGATGTTGACACAGCTCGAACACTCATAAACGAATATAGAAAAAGAAAGGATGAATCATGA
- a CDS encoding addiction module antidote protein — translation MVNISKWDASEYLENDDDVIAYLNAAAELNDPRLLQAAIGDIAKARGMKEIAQKAEVGRESLYKSLRRDGNPSFQTIAKVVQALGGRIAIEPANA, via the coding sequence ATGGTAAATATAAGTAAATGGGATGCGAGTGAGTATCTTGAGAACGATGATGATGTTATTGCGTATCTCAATGCTGCAGCAGAACTTAACGATCCTCGCTTGTTGCAAGCCGCTATAGGCGATATTGCAAAAGCTAGAGGAATGAAAGAAATTGCTCAAAAAGCCGAGGTTGGAAGGGAAAGCCTTTACAAAAGCTTAAGACGAGACGGAAATCCTAGTTTTCAAACTATTGCGAAGGTTGTTCAAGCGTTGGGTGGACGTATTGCAATAGAACCAGCAAATGCGTGA